From Magnetococcus sp. PR-3, the proteins below share one genomic window:
- a CDS encoding AAA family ATPase — MTTNILDFNSATPQREGQPNHAMGKEELKEQLQQRIEAVLFHLFPAGKVHHNQFLIGDIYGTPGESMKVELTGEKSGVWYDHAEGQGGDILDLWAHARGMNTTTQFRDVMADIQGWLGYGHHTPPVQSAPDVEERRSPPMDDLGPYTGKWDYTDTNGKLLACVYRYDPPGRRKEFRPLDVTTGKWQSPQVTPLYNLPEVSKASEVVLVEGEKTAQALIDIGITATTSMGSKGQIKRADWAVLKGKRITIWPDHDQPGAEYAQMAAKAMREVGVREVSVLMPPHDKPEKWDAADAIDEEMDVRGFIQQAPRQDDSGPQRRLQLQDWTFHRYHGPAPEPKWLIDGVLPVGVPGLVAAIGGAGKSMLLLDLCIKVAQIEGVSPIPSEALGGPLVPVEGTAVMLTAEDDQDEIHRRLNLLAGDMPDPRRLIVVPLPNAGGAMPLVAMGREGPVLTEAYDEIRQQLLEIPDLRLVVIDPLQSFAGGDVNSDPAAGAMFFAGLGRIAAETGATTLVAHHFKKVGNKPINTAGEAREAIRGTTALVDGGRWSYALWEVNQKESKEVCKKVSRPHARDCVFRGAVVKSNWPVDKTVRVYVRDAGSGLLIDRSADLQLMQGQLPELLDSLEGAIGQAATAGQPFTKTGGNGIYDRRSELPEELSAIGRDKLVAMTDILLEMGRAVLCVAEGSKLKKYLDIPGGEFALGVGQFQVGSGE, encoded by the coding sequence ATGACTACCAATATTTTGGATTTCAACAGTGCCACCCCTCAACGGGAGGGCCAACCCAACCACGCTATGGGAAAAGAGGAGCTCAAAGAACAGCTACAACAACGTATCGAGGCGGTCCTGTTCCATCTGTTTCCAGCTGGGAAAGTTCACCATAACCAATTTCTGATTGGCGATATCTACGGTACGCCAGGTGAGAGTATGAAGGTGGAGTTAACCGGTGAAAAGAGTGGTGTGTGGTACGACCATGCCGAAGGGCAGGGGGGTGACATCCTCGATCTGTGGGCCCATGCACGGGGTATGAATACCACGACCCAATTTCGTGATGTCATGGCTGATATTCAGGGATGGTTGGGGTATGGCCATCATACACCTCCCGTCCAATCGGCACCCGATGTTGAAGAACGACGTAGCCCCCCTATGGATGACCTAGGGCCATACACCGGTAAATGGGACTACACCGATACCAATGGCAAGCTCTTGGCCTGTGTCTATCGCTATGATCCTCCTGGGCGCAGGAAAGAGTTTCGACCACTGGATGTCACCACAGGTAAGTGGCAATCACCACAGGTCACACCCCTCTATAATCTACCCGAGGTTTCAAAGGCTTCGGAGGTAGTATTGGTGGAAGGGGAAAAGACGGCCCAAGCGCTTATTGATATCGGTATTACAGCCACCACCTCAATGGGATCCAAGGGGCAGATTAAACGGGCTGACTGGGCTGTTTTGAAGGGGAAGCGTATCACTATCTGGCCAGACCATGACCAGCCAGGTGCGGAGTATGCCCAGATGGCCGCTAAAGCGATGCGCGAAGTAGGAGTTCGTGAGGTGAGTGTATTGATGCCGCCACATGATAAGCCAGAAAAATGGGATGCGGCTGATGCAATAGATGAAGAGATGGATGTGCGTGGGTTTATCCAACAAGCCCCGCGTCAGGATGATTCGGGTCCACAGCGCCGACTGCAATTGCAGGATTGGACATTCCACCGCTATCACGGCCCTGCACCAGAGCCCAAATGGCTTATCGATGGGGTGTTACCCGTTGGGGTGCCAGGCTTGGTGGCAGCCATCGGTGGGGCGGGGAAAAGCATGCTGTTGTTGGATCTCTGTATCAAGGTGGCTCAGATAGAAGGGGTATCCCCAATTCCGTCCGAAGCTCTGGGAGGCCCTTTGGTACCTGTTGAGGGTACTGCAGTGATGCTTACTGCTGAGGATGATCAGGATGAGATACATCGGCGACTCAACTTGTTGGCGGGGGACATGCCAGACCCACGCCGTCTGATTGTCGTACCTCTGCCCAACGCCGGTGGGGCAATGCCCTTGGTAGCCATGGGGCGGGAAGGGCCGGTACTGACTGAAGCTTACGATGAGATCCGACAGCAGCTGTTGGAAATCCCAGACCTACGTCTGGTTGTGATCGATCCCCTGCAGAGCTTTGCGGGTGGTGATGTCAACAGCGACCCTGCAGCCGGGGCCATGTTCTTTGCCGGGCTGGGGCGCATCGCAGCGGAAACCGGTGCGACTACCCTGGTAGCTCATCACTTCAAAAAAGTAGGCAATAAGCCCATCAATACCGCCGGTGAGGCCAGAGAGGCGATCCGTGGTACCACGGCCCTGGTCGATGGAGGGCGTTGGTCATATGCCCTATGGGAGGTGAATCAGAAAGAGTCCAAGGAAGTTTGCAAAAAGGTAAGTCGTCCACATGCCCGCGATTGTGTTTTCAGGGGCGCTGTGGTGAAAAGTAACTGGCCTGTGGATAAAACGGTAAGAGTCTATGTGCGGGATGCGGGAAGTGGATTGCTTATTGATCGGTCTGCAGACCTCCAACTCATGCAGGGACAACTGCCTGAACTGTTGGATTCCCTCGAAGGGGCTATTGGACAGGCTGCAACTGCAGGCCAACCATTCACCAAAACAGGGGGAAACGGCATCTATGATCGTCGATCAGAGCTTCCTGAAGAGTTGTCTGCAATAGGTAGGGATAAACTTGTTGCCATGACCGACATATTGTTGGAAATGGGGCGTGCAGTCCTCTGTGTTGCCGAGGGGAGCAAATTGAAAAAATACCTAGATATTCCTGGTGGGGAGTTTGCTCTTGGGGTGGGTCAATTCCAGGTGGGCTCAGGGGAGTGA
- a CDS encoding PD-(D/E)XK nuclease family protein, with amino-acid sequence MLDFNHNSGGIAPTINHLVDMALEEENRLQTPRTYLGASRLGVACERALQFEYAHAPKDPGRNFDGQLLRIFAAGHLFEDMAIRWLRMAGFELFTTKGNRPNGEQFGFEAASGRIQGHVDGIIISGPPSVTMGYPCLWECKSLNNKSWKDTVKKGVVLSKPVYAAQMAIYQAYMEPQVSGISANPALFTSINKDTAELHHELVPFDAPLAQQMSDRAVRIIKATEAEDLLPRISRESTHFQCRMCSHQDRCWGLPS; translated from the coding sequence GTGCTTGATTTCAACCACAACAGTGGGGGCATTGCCCCCACCATCAACCACCTTGTCGACATGGCTTTAGAAGAGGAGAACCGGCTGCAGACACCCCGCACCTACCTGGGCGCATCCCGTCTGGGGGTAGCATGCGAACGAGCCCTTCAGTTTGAGTATGCCCATGCGCCCAAGGATCCTGGACGGAATTTCGATGGGCAGTTACTGCGTATATTTGCAGCCGGTCATCTGTTTGAGGATATGGCGATTCGCTGGCTACGCATGGCAGGATTTGAGCTCTTCACGACCAAGGGCAATCGGCCCAATGGGGAGCAGTTTGGTTTTGAGGCGGCCAGTGGTCGGATCCAAGGGCATGTGGATGGGATCATCATATCCGGTCCGCCCAGCGTAACCATGGGGTATCCCTGCCTATGGGAGTGCAAGTCCCTCAATAACAAGTCGTGGAAGGACACGGTCAAGAAGGGGGTGGTTCTCTCAAAACCAGTCTATGCGGCCCAGATGGCCATTTACCAGGCATACATGGAGCCCCAGGTTTCTGGCATCTCCGCCAACCCAGCGCTCTTTACCTCCATTAACAAGGATACTGCAGAACTACATCATGAGCTGGTCCCGTTTGATGCGCCTTTAGCACAGCAGATGTCTGATCGGGCGGTACGGATTATCAAGGCCACCGAAGCTGAGGATCTGTTGCCGAGGATCAGTCGGGAATCCACCCATTTTCAATGTCGTATGTGTTCACATCAGGATCGCTGCTGGGGGTTGCCATCATGA
- a CDS encoding Spo0J and IME4 domain-containing protein, whose translation MKTYDFHPIADIFPLMSEQELNELTQDIRDHGQREPIWLHTDGRILDGRNRYNACCAIGAEPFVEIYQGDDPVAFSISLNLHRRHLNESQRAMVAARLKPMFEEEARARMLQGGASDPMANLPQGKVGASREHAAELTNVSARSVENASCVLRQGTPDLIDKVETGKVSVSTAADLSNLPQEAQQAVVAKGEEAILDAAKEIRARKAKENAAQRAQVRADALKMDLPDGKYRTIIIDPPWPMQKVERDQRLDQVGFDYPTMSEVELADLDVGGLAHEECHLFLWTTQKFLPMAMRLMEKWGFPYIFQMVWHKPGGFQPFGLPQYNCEFVLFGRKGRLEFLETKSFSTCFNAPRREHSRKPNEFYDLIRRVSPSPRIDLFSREQREGFDTWGAESGKFGEVA comes from the coding sequence ATGAAAACCTATGACTTTCACCCCATTGCCGACATCTTTCCGTTGATGTCAGAGCAAGAGCTTAACGAATTGACCCAGGATATCCGTGATCATGGCCAGCGTGAACCCATCTGGCTCCATACCGATGGACGAATTCTGGATGGCCGTAACCGCTATAATGCCTGCTGCGCCATCGGAGCAGAACCGTTTGTAGAGATCTACCAGGGGGATGACCCCGTGGCGTTCTCCATCAGCCTTAACCTACATCGCCGTCACCTAAATGAGTCGCAGCGGGCCATGGTGGCAGCGCGGTTGAAGCCAATGTTTGAAGAGGAGGCGCGTGCGCGGATGTTACAGGGAGGAGCATCAGACCCTATGGCAAATTTGCCACAGGGTAAAGTTGGGGCTTCTCGTGAACATGCGGCTGAGTTAACCAACGTATCTGCACGGTCAGTGGAAAATGCATCCTGTGTTCTACGCCAGGGCACCCCTGACCTGATCGATAAGGTGGAAACAGGCAAGGTTTCAGTATCAACTGCCGCCGATCTCTCCAACTTACCACAGGAGGCACAGCAGGCGGTTGTTGCCAAAGGGGAAGAGGCCATTTTGGATGCGGCCAAAGAGATCCGTGCACGTAAAGCCAAGGAAAATGCGGCACAACGGGCCCAGGTGAGGGCCGATGCCCTCAAAATGGATCTACCTGATGGAAAATACCGGACCATCATCATCGATCCCCCATGGCCTATGCAGAAGGTGGAGCGGGATCAGCGCCTCGATCAGGTGGGTTTTGATTACCCTACCATGAGTGAAGTTGAACTGGCGGATCTGGATGTAGGCGGGCTTGCCCACGAAGAGTGCCACCTCTTCCTCTGGACCACCCAGAAGTTCCTGCCCATGGCCATGCGGTTGATGGAGAAGTGGGGATTTCCCTATATCTTCCAGATGGTGTGGCACAAGCCCGGCGGCTTTCAACCCTTTGGCCTGCCCCAGTACAACTGTGAGTTTGTGCTGTTTGGTCGTAAAGGGCGTCTTGAGTTCCTGGAGACCAAGTCGTTCTCCACCTGCTTTAACGCACCTCGTCGTGAACACAGCCGGAAACCCAATGAGTTTTACGACCTCATCCGCAGGGTATCCCCATCCCCACGTATCGATCTGTTTTCCCGAGAACAGCGGGAGGGATTCGATACCTGGGGGGCAGAAAGCGGCAAGTTTGGAGAGGTCGCATGA
- a CDS encoding DUF6511 domain-containing protein: MATLWTRRNSTWHDPAWGWVTLPPGLKTQRIGLGALQRKDKALFQRHLKNHPQHVLIWLLGKVRAVPVDLLLEVRNMVDATQLEKAAMAAALPLLGEYVASIDMQRPLTAYSKEEVLTLVEVIVTAYQDYMAKAQPDTLFDDIPF, translated from the coding sequence ATGGCCACCCTATGGACCCGTCGAAACAGCACCTGGCACGACCCGGCATGGGGTTGGGTCACCTTGCCACCAGGGCTCAAGACCCAACGTATCGGTCTCGGGGCTCTGCAGCGGAAGGACAAAGCACTGTTTCAACGCCATCTGAAAAATCATCCCCAGCATGTGCTGATCTGGCTGCTTGGCAAGGTCAGGGCGGTGCCGGTGGATCTGTTACTGGAGGTGCGCAACATGGTTGATGCCACCCAACTTGAAAAAGCAGCTATGGCAGCGGCTCTGCCGCTACTGGGTGAATACGTGGCCAGCATTGATATGCAGCGCCCCCTTACAGCATACAGCAAGGAAGAGGTGCTCACCCTGGTGGAGGTGATCGTCACTGCCTACCAGGATTACATGGCCAAAGCCCAGCCCGATACGCTGTTTGACGATATACCGTTCTAA
- a CDS encoding DEAD/DEAH box helicase, which produces MILRPRQKTFVERSVAALQKHGNTIAVASTGFGKTVALSAVVGQMLKKKEEKACILAHRDELTRQNVMKFSKVNPGLSSSVVDARGKSWRGSATFAMVPTLAREKNLDAMPPLDLLVIDEAHHAAANSYRRIIDTALDRNPQCRIYGVTATPGRGDKQALRPIFSNVADQVRLGELIQAGNLVKPRTFVIDVGAQEALKNVRKTVDDFDMAEVDRVMNKAPVTEAVVEHWKEKAGARKTVVFCSTVDHARNVTDAFNGSNVEAVMVHGELSSAERKATLSRFEKGSAMVVVNVGVLTEGWDYQPTSCVVLLRPSSFKSTMIQMVGRGLRCVDPNEYPGVIKNDCVVLDFGISSLLHGSLEQDVNLDGKELKGEAPTKQCPQCEAIVPIAVQECSLCGYIWEPVTTPGDNPEAITDFIMSEVDLLARSSFRWVDLFGDDAAMMANGFNGWGGVFYLNGYWHAVGGAKGEPTRLLSIGERTVCLAAADDWLNEHESDESAHKTKSWLNQPPTDKQLQYLPSDMQMDMGLTRYQASALLTFRFNKSTIRNLIFQADRNAIAEVA; this is translated from the coding sequence ATGATACTCCGCCCGAGGCAGAAAACATTTGTGGAACGGTCGGTGGCCGCTCTGCAGAAGCACGGTAATACCATTGCTGTGGCCAGCACCGGATTTGGCAAGACGGTGGCGCTTTCAGCAGTCGTTGGCCAAATGCTGAAAAAGAAGGAGGAAAAAGCCTGCATTCTGGCGCATCGTGATGAACTCACCCGCCAGAATGTGATGAAGTTTTCCAAGGTTAATCCAGGGCTATCTTCCTCTGTGGTGGATGCTCGTGGCAAATCGTGGCGCGGGAGCGCCACCTTTGCCATGGTGCCCACACTGGCTAGGGAGAAAAACCTGGATGCCATGCCTCCTCTGGATCTGCTGGTAATAGATGAGGCGCACCATGCAGCGGCCAACAGCTATCGGCGCATTATCGATACGGCTCTGGATCGCAATCCTCAATGCCGGATCTACGGGGTCACAGCTACGCCTGGAAGAGGAGATAAACAGGCCCTTCGTCCCATTTTTTCCAATGTAGCAGACCAGGTGCGACTGGGTGAATTAATCCAAGCGGGTAATCTGGTCAAACCCCGCACCTTTGTGATTGATGTGGGTGCACAGGAGGCTCTCAAAAACGTCCGCAAAACGGTGGATGACTTCGATATGGCAGAGGTAGACAGGGTAATGAATAAGGCCCCGGTCACTGAAGCGGTGGTTGAGCATTGGAAGGAGAAAGCAGGGGCCCGAAAAACGGTGGTGTTCTGCTCTACCGTAGACCATGCCCGCAATGTTACCGACGCCTTTAATGGGTCGAATGTAGAAGCAGTGATGGTTCATGGGGAGCTGTCATCTGCAGAGCGGAAAGCCACCCTGTCTCGTTTTGAGAAGGGCTCAGCCATGGTGGTGGTAAACGTGGGTGTCCTCACAGAAGGGTGGGACTACCAACCCACCTCCTGTGTGGTGCTTCTCAGGCCCAGCTCGTTCAAATCTACTATGATTCAAATGGTGGGCAGAGGGCTGCGTTGTGTTGACCCAAACGAATACCCTGGGGTAATTAAAAACGACTGTGTGGTGTTGGATTTTGGTATCTCATCCCTGCTGCATGGATCTCTCGAGCAGGATGTCAACCTGGATGGTAAAGAGCTCAAAGGGGAAGCCCCCACCAAGCAGTGCCCCCAATGTGAAGCCATTGTCCCCATCGCCGTACAGGAGTGTTCTTTATGCGGCTACATCTGGGAGCCCGTAACCACCCCAGGGGATAATCCTGAAGCCATAACCGACTTCATCATGTCGGAAGTGGACTTGTTGGCTCGATCAAGCTTCCGTTGGGTCGACCTGTTTGGTGATGATGCCGCCATGATGGCGAATGGGTTCAATGGCTGGGGTGGTGTTTTCTACCTCAACGGTTATTGGCATGCGGTGGGTGGGGCCAAAGGAGAGCCAACTCGGTTGCTCTCTATAGGGGAGCGCACCGTATGCCTGGCAGCTGCAGATGATTGGCTCAATGAGCATGAGAGTGACGAATCAGCCCATAAGACCAAATCGTGGCTCAATCAGCCCCCGACGGACAAGCAGCTTCAGTATCTGCCATCTGACATGCAGATGGACATGGGGTTAACCCGTTATCAAGCCTCTGCACTTCTCACCTTTCGATTCAATAAGTCGACCATACGCAACTTGATCTTTCAGGCTGATCGCAACGCGATAGCGGAGGTTGCGTAA
- a CDS encoding ATP-binding protein, giving the protein MSGFPIVSADQRMAEQRGIKGAVFGPSGIGKTSLLWSMDPAVTLFFDLEAGDLAVEGWPGDTIRPRTWEECRDFAVFIGGPNPALRDDQAFSQAHYDAVVQKYGDSGSLTKYQTIFVDSITVAGRLCFQWCKGQPQAFSEKSGKPDLRGAYGLHGQEMIAWITHLQHTRGKNVWFVGILDEKTDDFNRRYYTPQIEGSKTGLELPGIVDQVISMVDVRPEEGDTYRAFVCQTLNPWSYPAKDRSGRLDMVEEPHLGRLMEKIHQPGKPAAERLSFEHPEKVTEAAPATGAPVDMAMNTGA; this is encoded by the coding sequence ATGAGTGGATTTCCTATTGTATCAGCGGATCAGCGTATGGCGGAACAGCGCGGTATCAAAGGGGCGGTTTTTGGTCCCAGCGGTATCGGGAAAACCTCACTGCTCTGGTCCATGGATCCTGCCGTCACCCTCTTTTTTGACTTGGAAGCGGGTGATCTGGCGGTAGAGGGGTGGCCAGGGGACACCATTCGCCCCCGCACCTGGGAGGAGTGCCGTGACTTTGCCGTTTTTATCGGTGGTCCAAATCCCGCCCTTCGGGATGATCAAGCGTTCAGTCAGGCCCATTACGATGCAGTGGTGCAGAAGTATGGCGATTCTGGGTCGTTGACCAAGTACCAGACCATCTTTGTAGACAGCATTACCGTGGCCGGGCGCCTCTGCTTTCAGTGGTGCAAAGGGCAGCCTCAGGCATTTTCGGAGAAATCGGGTAAGCCGGACCTCCGAGGTGCATATGGTCTGCACGGCCAGGAGATGATCGCTTGGATCACCCATCTCCAGCATACACGTGGGAAGAACGTCTGGTTCGTCGGCATCTTGGATGAGAAGACCGATGACTTCAATCGGCGCTACTACACCCCGCAGATCGAAGGATCCAAAACCGGCCTGGAACTGCCCGGCATCGTTGATCAGGTAATCAGCATGGTGGATGTCAGACCCGAAGAGGGGGATACCTACAGAGCTTTCGTCTGCCAAACCCTCAACCCGTGGAGTTACCCCGCAAAAGACAGAAGCGGCCGACTCGACATGGTCGAGGAACCCCATCTGGGCCGCCTCATGGAAAAGATACATCAACCCGGTAAACCGGCAGCGGAAAGGCTCAGCTTCGAACACCCTGAGAAAGTAACCGAAGCAGCCCCCGCCACCGGTGCCCCCGTCGACATGGCAATGAACACAGGAGCATGA